The proteins below are encoded in one region of Syntrophomonadaceae bacterium:
- a CDS encoding MTH1187 family thiamine-binding protein has protein sequence MALVEINIVPVGTDSASFSSFIAACYKELEKEKGLKHQLTPTSTIIEGDLEQVLDAVKRMHQVPFSRGAARVITNVTIDERMDKPLSMEDSVQTVMREIH, from the coding sequence TTGGCCTTAGTTGAAATCAATATTGTTCCTGTGGGAACCGATTCCGCCAGTTTCAGCAGCTTTATTGCCGCCTGTTATAAGGAATTAGAAAAGGAGAAAGGGCTGAAACACCAGCTAACCCCTACTTCCACCATTATTGAGGGAGATTTGGAGCAAGTTCTGGACGCCGTAAAAAGAATGCACCAGGTGCCCTTTAGCCGCGGGGCGGCCAGGGTGATCACGAACGTCACTATTGATGAGCGGATGGATAAACCCCTGTCCATGGAAGACAGTGTGCAAACAGTCATGCGGGAAATTCACTGA
- a CDS encoding SGNH/GDSL hydrolase family protein yields the protein MLLDLVGIGDSITYGFPYGPGASWLNLAAGASGLKAENKGINGETTGEMASRFYQDVVCLKPRVVIILGGTNDAWIGTTPAKAEGNVSSMADQALRAEILPVIALPPPLCRRGSDISASFLARMAEALQSYRQAYRGLAFSRGLKILDFYHSLLDPDTGWGRRDYFVDDAHPNRNGYRAMAELAVTFFKELEPKPQQL from the coding sequence ATGTTGCTCGACCTTGTCGGTATCGGTGATAGTATTACATATGGTTTCCCTTATGGTCCGGGTGCTTCCTGGCTGAACCTGGCGGCCGGCGCCAGCGGCCTTAAAGCGGAAAATAAGGGAATTAATGGTGAAACTACGGGAGAAATGGCCAGCCGGTTTTATCAGGATGTAGTCTGTTTAAAACCGCGGGTAGTAATAATCCTTGGCGGGACTAATGATGCATGGATTGGAACAACTCCGGCAAAGGCTGAAGGAAATGTCAGCTCGATGGCGGATCAAGCCCTCCGCGCGGAAATTTTGCCGGTGATTGCCTTGCCTCCACCTTTGTGCCGGCGGGGGTCGGATATTTCTGCCTCTTTCCTGGCCCGGATGGCCGAAGCCCTGCAGAGCTACCGTCAGGCGTACCGGGGTCTGGCTTTTTCACGAGGCTTAAAGATCCTGGATTTTTACCATTCACTTTTAGACCCGGATACCGGTTGGGGGAGAAGGGATTATTTTGTGGACGACGCCCACCCCAACCGGAATGGTTACCGGGCGATGGCCGAATTAGCCGTGACCTTTTTCAAGGAGTTGGAACCTAAGCCACAACAGCTTTAG
- the ftsX gene encoding permease-like cell division protein FtsX: MNLNSLKYCLRQGLISLCRNFWLAVVTAGMIAISLAILGGFLLAALNAGQMLKNVAGNVEISVFLSNDAKVETVRARLAGLEGVGEQTFVSKEQGLAEFGRSLGDSDLFAGLAGENNPLPDMFRVRATDPALVPALTEKIRVIPGVELADYGEEIVTRLLAATRWLNMLFLVISLLLATGAVFLIVTIIRLSVMARQEEVGVMKYLGASNSFIRFPFFMEGMAMGLLGALAAAVPLGVLYHRLAILLERDALIFFLQPVTDQARLWPIFAGLLVMGTLMGGLGSLVAVRKFLRG; this comes from the coding sequence ATGAATCTTAATTCTTTAAAATACTGCCTGCGCCAGGGCTTGATTTCCCTTTGCCGGAATTTCTGGCTGGCGGTTGTCACTGCCGGGATGATCGCCATTTCTTTGGCTATTTTGGGAGGCTTTCTCTTAGCTGCTTTAAATGCCGGGCAAATGCTGAAAAATGTCGCCGGGAATGTGGAAATCAGCGTTTTTTTAAGCAATGACGCAAAAGTGGAAACGGTGCGGGCGCGGCTGGCCGGGCTTGAGGGCGTGGGGGAACAAACCTTTGTTTCTAAGGAACAGGGCCTGGCTGAATTTGGCCGTTCCCTTGGCGACAGCGATCTTTTTGCCGGGCTGGCGGGAGAAAATAATCCTTTGCCGGATATGTTTCGGGTCCGGGCCACAGATCCTGCTCTTGTGCCCGCCCTGACGGAAAAAATACGTGTTATTCCGGGGGTAGAACTGGCTGACTACGGTGAAGAGATTGTTACTCGTTTGCTTGCCGCCACCCGCTGGCTGAATATGCTTTTTCTGGTGATCAGTTTGCTTTTGGCTACAGGCGCAGTTTTCCTGATTGTGACCATCATCCGGCTTTCTGTAATGGCCCGCCAGGAGGAAGTCGGAGTGATGAAATATTTGGGTGCCAGCAACTCCTTTATCAGGTTTCCATTTTTCATGGAGGGAATGGCGATGGGTTTGCTAGGCGCTTTGGCTGCTGCTGTTCCCCTGGGAGTTTTATACCATCGCTTAGCCATTTTGCTAGAGCGGGATGCACTGATATTTTTTCTGCAGCCGGTGACAGACCAGGCAAGGCTGTGGCCAATTTTTGCCGGACTGCTGGTGATGGGGACCTTGATGGGAGGGCTTGGCAGTCTCGTGGCTGTGCGTAAGTTCCTACGAGGGTAA
- a CDS encoding YkuS family protein, producing MQRIAVEGALSDVKHILQANGYEVVSLDSRGRSQAELLNCDAIVLTGMDSNFAGYQDVKTKAVVIDASGMTAGQILNQVQNKLERR from the coding sequence ATGCAGCGGATTGCCGTAGAGGGTGCCTTAAGTGATGTTAAGCATATCCTGCAAGCAAACGGCTACGAAGTAGTAAGCCTTGATTCCCGCGGCAGGAGCCAGGCAGAGCTTCTAAATTGTGACGCCATTGTGCTCACGGGTATGGATTCCAATTTTGCCGGCTATCAAGATGTAAAAACTAAAGCGGTAGTGATTGATGCTTCCGGCATGACTGCCGGCCAAATCTTGAACCAGGTGCAAAACAAATTAGAAAGGAGGTAA
- a CDS encoding DUF2088 domain-containing protein: MVNQVNVTLEGGFDVPLPPMVKIRQVFKAPVVKDIEAAVAVEVKKDGIKERVKPGARIAVAVGSRGIANIGRITRALVDNLKELGASPVIVPAMGSHGGSTAEGQKELLATYGITAEMMGVPVQSSMEVVEITRLENGYPVYLDKIAYECDAIIPVCRVKPHTDYKGTHESGLMKMLSIGLGKHKGAAKIHTQGFSSFNRLIPALGQEIINNANVIFGLAILENAYDETAKIVSVAAENIYQEEISLLAEAKAMMPKLLMSAIDVLIVNEIGKNISGNGMDPNITGRNTSGEPGFPAPPIKKIVVLGLTEETHGNACGIGTADITTLKVVNGIDFTYTFNNVITSTELGGGKIPVFVNTDQEAIAVAVSCCNLVEPPDVKIVRINNTLELNEIEVSLPVLEELRGRPDIEILGEPYPVQFDQTGSLLRK, from the coding sequence ATGGTTAATCAGGTTAATGTTACACTTGAAGGCGGTTTCGATGTCCCGCTCCCGCCCATGGTCAAGATCCGGCAGGTTTTCAAGGCGCCGGTTGTAAAGGATATTGAAGCTGCGGTGGCAGTAGAAGTTAAAAAAGACGGTATTAAAGAACGAGTGAAACCAGGTGCCAGGATTGCCGTTGCAGTGGGTAGCCGCGGCATCGCCAATATTGGCCGGATCACCAGGGCTCTGGTGGACAACCTGAAAGAGCTGGGAGCCAGTCCGGTTATAGTGCCGGCTATGGGCAGCCATGGTGGGTCCACAGCCGAAGGCCAGAAGGAACTGCTGGCTACTTACGGTATAACCGCAGAAATGATGGGAGTACCGGTTCAGTCCAGCATGGAGGTTGTGGAAATAACCAGATTAGAAAATGGCTACCCGGTATACCTTGATAAGATAGCATATGAATGTGACGCTATTATCCCGGTTTGCCGGGTTAAGCCCCATACCGACTATAAGGGAACCCATGAAAGCGGCCTGATGAAAATGCTCTCTATTGGCCTGGGCAAACATAAGGGCGCCGCCAAGATCCACACCCAGGGTTTTAGCAGTTTTAACCGCTTAATCCCGGCATTGGGCCAGGAAATTATTAATAATGCAAATGTGATTTTTGGGCTGGCGATCCTGGAAAACGCTTATGATGAGACGGCTAAAATTGTCAGTGTGGCAGCCGAAAATATTTACCAGGAGGAAATCTCTTTATTGGCCGAAGCCAAAGCCATGATGCCGAAACTTTTAATGTCCGCCATCGATGTCTTGATTGTGAATGAAATCGGCAAAAACATCTCCGGCAACGGCATGGATCCCAACATCACAGGCCGGAATACCTCCGGCGAGCCAGGCTTTCCAGCCCCGCCCATCAAAAAAATAGTTGTATTGGGCTTGACGGAAGAAACTCACGGCAACGCCTGCGGGATTGGAACTGCAGATATCACGACTTTAAAGGTAGTCAACGGTATTGACTTTACTTATACGTTTAATAACGTCATCACTTCAACGGAACTGGGTGGCGGTAAGATACCAGTTTTTGTCAACACCGATCAGGAGGCCATTGCCGTGGCTGTGAGTTGCTGCAATTTGGTCGAACCGCCTGATGTGAAAATTGTCCGCATCAACAACACTTTAGAGTTGAATGAGATTGAAGTTTCCTTGCCCGTATTGGAAGAACTGCGGGGCAGGCCTGATATCGAAATTCTTGGCGAGCCTTATCCTGTGCAGTTCGACCAGACAGGCAGCCTGCTCAGAAAATAG
- the ftsE gene encoding cell division ATP-binding protein FtsE — protein sequence MIELAKVTKFYNGNSPALADVSMQIDSGEFVFLVGPSGAGKSTLLKLMFREQRQSSGKIYFHGRDADKFNAGELLRHRRRIGMVFQDFRLLKQKTVYENVAFALEVIGRSAREIKLKVPAVLAEVGLTEKAGAFPGELSGGEQQRVGIARAIVKDPLLVLADEPTGNVDRDNSKHLMDIFEKINQRGTTVIIATHAWDVVNRMRRRVIALEKGRLVRDERRGGYSHES from the coding sequence TTGATTGAACTGGCAAAAGTCACAAAATTTTATAACGGCAACAGTCCGGCGCTGGCAGATGTTTCCATGCAAATTGACAGTGGTGAATTTGTCTTCTTAGTGGGACCAAGCGGCGCCGGCAAGAGCACCTTGCTAAAACTGATGTTTCGCGAGCAGCGGCAAAGCTCCGGCAAGATATATTTTCATGGACGTGATGCCGATAAGTTTAATGCAGGCGAGTTATTGAGGCACCGCCGCCGGATTGGCATGGTCTTTCAGGATTTCCGGCTTTTAAAACAAAAGACAGTCTACGAAAATGTGGCCTTTGCGCTGGAAGTGATCGGCCGCTCAGCGCGGGAAATCAAGCTGAAGGTCCCTGCAGTTTTGGCGGAAGTAGGCCTGACCGAGAAAGCCGGTGCTTTTCCTGGCGAGTTGTCCGGAGGAGAGCAGCAGCGGGTAGGGATTGCCCGGGCCATCGTCAAGGATCCGCTCTTGGTTTTAGCCGATGAGCCTACAGGGAATGTGGACCGGGACAATTCCAAGCATTTAATGGATATTTTTGAAAAGATCAACCAGCGGGGCACCACGGTGATTATCGCCACCCATGCCTGGGATGTGGTGAACAGGATGCGCCGGCGCGTTATTGCCCTGGAAAAAGGACGATTAGTCCGTGATGAGCGGCGGGGTGGTTATAGCCATGAATCTTAA
- a CDS encoding 2-hydroxyglutaryl-CoA dehydratase encodes MICGIDLGSRDVKMAFMETGQVVETRCFDTMGFYRRLGRCHEGKLLIPFNELGLPLVDKVISTGYGRNTLAVEGGHVIPELQAHLLGAVFQTGLKDFTLLDLGGQDSKVILVRDGRMAGFYTNDRCAASSGRYLENMAAVLGMDLAELSTHFEDPVELDATCAIFGESELISKVLEGYSLEELAAGVNYSVVKRVKPLLKNLLSPRLVFCGGVAENQGVRQLLARELGMEVIVPAKPQLNGAIGCCVFGASL; translated from the coding sequence TTGATTTGCGGTATTGACCTTGGCAGCAGGGATGTAAAAATGGCCTTCATGGAAACCGGGCAGGTGGTGGAGACCCGGTGTTTCGACACCATGGGGTTTTACCGGCGGTTGGGCCGCTGTCATGAAGGGAAGCTGCTGATCCCCTTTAATGAATTGGGACTGCCTTTAGTTGACAAGGTGATTTCCACGGGCTATGGACGCAATACCCTGGCGGTGGAAGGGGGGCATGTAATCCCCGAGCTGCAGGCCCACTTGCTGGGGGCGGTTTTCCAGACCGGCCTTAAGGATTTTACCCTTCTGGACCTGGGCGGGCAGGATAGTAAAGTAATCCTGGTGCGGGACGGGCGGATGGCCGGTTTTTATACCAATGACCGCTGTGCGGCCAGTTCCGGCCGCTACCTGGAGAACATGGCAGCCGTCCTGGGAATGGACCTGGCCGAACTGAGCACTCACTTTGAAGACCCGGTAGAATTAGATGCCACCTGCGCCATCTTTGGTGAATCAGAGCTGATCAGCAAGGTCCTGGAAGGGTATTCCTTAGAAGAGCTGGCAGCCGGTGTAAATTATTCAGTGGTGAAAAGGGTGAAGCCCCTGCTGAAAAATCTCCTCAGCCCGCGCCTAGTTTTCTGCGGGGGTGTGGCCGAAAATCAAGGGGTCAGGCAGCTTCTGGCAAGGGAGCTGGGCATGGAGGTAATCGTCCCCGCAAAACCTCAGCTTAACGGAGCCATTGGCTGCTGCGTTTTTGGAGCCTCATTGTGA
- a CDS encoding 2-hydroxyacyl-CoA dehydratase, which translates to MPVDINNIFITHPRCRELVLEAEFAGFPRNVCSWIKGIYSTVMEAKDIQYVIAVTQGDCSFTHALMEIFECRGIKTIPFAYPYGRDYDMLKLQVEKLMEYFGTEWETVWDWKEKLDAVRRRVHYLDELTWRQNRVRGFINHLYQVSCSDFNLDLPGFAQDLEQVISKAEGSPPEHGFLRLGYIGVPPICPDLYDYLETIGARVVFNEVQRQFSMPFVAADLVEQYRQYTYPYDVFARIKDIQEQARLRRLDGIIHYAQTFCFRQMQDLILRERIDIPILTLEGDKPDRLDARSRMRVDSFVQMLKK; encoded by the coding sequence ATGCCGGTAGATATAAACAATATTTTTATCACCCATCCCCGCTGCCGCGAACTGGTTCTGGAAGCCGAGTTTGCCGGTTTTCCCCGCAATGTCTGCAGCTGGATAAAAGGGATCTACTCGACGGTAATGGAAGCCAAGGATATTCAATATGTGATCGCGGTTACCCAGGGGGACTGCAGTTTTACCCATGCCTTAATGGAAATTTTTGAGTGCCGGGGGATCAAGACTATTCCCTTTGCCTATCCTTATGGGCGGGATTATGATATGTTGAAGCTCCAGGTGGAGAAACTGATGGAGTATTTCGGAACAGAATGGGAGACAGTATGGGACTGGAAGGAAAAGCTGGATGCCGTGCGCCGGCGGGTGCATTATCTTGATGAACTAACCTGGCGGCAAAACCGGGTGCGGGGTTTTATTAACCACCTTTATCAGGTCTCCTGCAGTGATTTTAACCTGGACCTGCCGGGGTTTGCCCAGGACCTGGAACAGGTGATCAGCAAGGCGGAAGGAAGTCCGCCTGAACACGGCTTTCTCCGCCTGGGCTATATTGGGGTGCCCCCGATCTGCCCCGATCTCTACGATTACCTGGAGACCATCGGGGCCAGGGTGGTGTTTAACGAGGTGCAACGACAGTTCAGCATGCCTTTTGTTGCCGCAGATCTGGTGGAACAGTACCGGCAATACACCTACCCCTACGACGTTTTTGCCCGGATCAAAGACATTCAGGAACAGGCTAGGTTACGGCGGCTGGACGGGATTATCCACTACGCTCAGACCTTTTGTTTCCGGCAGATGCAGGATTTAATCCTGCGGGAAAGGATTGACATCCCCATCCTTACCCTGGAAGGTGACAAGCCAGACCGGCTGGATGCCAGGAGCAGAATGCGAGTGGACAGCTTTGTCCAGATGCTGAAGAAATGA
- a CDS encoding hemerythrin family protein, with the protein MAIKWNETLAVGVSEIDEQHRGLFDMLSRLLEACNQGKGKETVGSMIDFLEDYAAKHFSSEEKLQIASGYPQYKAHQGMHREYLQNVAGLRAKLEEQGPTLSFVITVNKTVVDWITNHIKKADRELGQHLQSKSK; encoded by the coding sequence ATGGCAATCAAGTGGAACGAAACCCTGGCAGTGGGGGTCAGCGAGATCGACGAACAGCATCGAGGGCTGTTCGATATGCTGAGCAGGTTGCTGGAAGCATGTAATCAAGGCAAGGGTAAGGAAACTGTCGGCAGTATGATCGATTTCTTAGAGGATTATGCCGCCAAGCATTTCTCGTCCGAGGAGAAATTGCAAATAGCCAGCGGTTATCCCCAGTATAAGGCCCATCAGGGGATGCATAGGGAGTATTTGCAGAATGTTGCCGGCCTTAGAGCTAAACTGGAAGAACAAGGTCCGACCCTGTCCTTCGTGATCACCGTCAATAAGACTGTAGTCGATTGGATCACCAACCACATCAAAAAGGCAGACCGGGAGCTCGGGCAGCATTTGCAGAGCAAATCCAAATAA